From one Anticarsia gemmatalis isolate Benzon Research Colony breed Stoneville strain chromosome 20, ilAntGemm2 primary, whole genome shotgun sequence genomic stretch:
- the LOC142981907 gene encoding uncharacterized protein LOC142981907 produces the protein MVAKLIAVLVLLTTALAEESSTLGYEKYKIDATKTTQTEVKQPRILVENDPQKTTTTETKLPTTTTASNLNVTDKEDMKTSSSQVYSTYSRPSYQVTENIIDIPDDRSPSGPIITNYTKKPQLNTVNPGINPTTEIPETTTNIKTKKNTFNLLHIKAEYDDKHETVETNNLNKVSSIFKGIKDSFSGLHKGLLNGIHYFFNKHDLHGEKFKRSADYQMEERKKNNDKSDSVDKTEYYVRRKHISLT, from the coding sequence GTACTTTTAACAACAGCACTAGCTGAAGAATCATCAACACTAGGCtacgaaaaatacaaaatagatGCCACTAAAACTACACAAACAGAAGTAAAACAACCTAGAATATTAGTAGAAAACGACCCACAAAAAACGACCACAACAGAAACAAAACTACCAACAACTACCACTGCAAGCAATCTAAATGTTACCGACAAGGAAGACATGAAGACATCAAGCTCGCAAGTCTATTCAACATACAGTCGCCCTTCTTACCAAgttactgaaaatattatagACATTCCTGATGACCGAAGTCCTTCTGGACCaattataactaattatacAAAGAAACCACAGCTAAATACAGTAAACCCAGGTATAAATCCTACTACAGAAATACCTGAAACgactacaaatataaaaactaaaaagaatacatttaatttactacATATTAAGGCAGAATATGATGATAAACACGAAACAGTAGAAACGAATAATTTGAACAAAGTGTCAAGTATTTTCAAAGGTATTAAAGATTCTTTTAGTGGTCTACACAAAGGTTTGTTGAATGGTATTCATTATTTCTTTAACAAACATGATCTACATGGGGAAAAGTTTAAAAGATCGGCTGATTACCAAATGGAAGAGAGAAAGAAGAATAATGataaaagtgacagtgttgATAAAACTGAGTATTATGTTAGACGTAAACATATTAGTTTGACTtaa